TCTTCCTTGAGGATAGCCTCCCTTAGGGCAACAACAGCTCGGCGGATCTGTCGTTCATCGGCGATCGAAAACATCCTTGTGTCTTGTGAGAAAGCTGGTGCACTCCATAGGAAAATTGATGCGCTGATAAGCGACAACAATGTCGACACCCCCTTGACCAATGGACCCCCTAACCCGTGAGTAGGTCGGTCGGCCTACTACCGAGTCTAGATTTCAATATCATTGCCAGATTTGTATTGTTAAAAAGATGACTTGTCAATTTTTTTCATCTGACAGATTCCGCCGACCAACGTAGACCGGTATTTTTTCCGTTAGGGCTGACAATGAATCGTCAGGAAATCACCATCGCAGATTTCGCCTGTTCATGTTGACGAAATCAACGACGCGGTAGTAGAAGAGCGAGGGAGCATTAATATCTTTATCGGGGACGCTTGAAATCCCTCGCCGTCAGGCGAAGTGAAGTTCCGTCATGCCGGCGAAGGCCGGCATCCAGGTGACGGGCGGCGTCCATCATACCGTTGGAAAACGGTATCCAGGTTAAGGGGATGGGGATGGACCCCGGTTTTCACCGGGGTGACGATAGGGCGGGAATGACGGAAGGAAAGTCGACTTCTAGTCGACAAATTCATAACCCCTAGGCTTGGAAACGAGGGTAGTTCAGTTTGTTTTTCTCGCGTAAGCGAATCTTTTCGGAGATGAAACCATGAAACGATCTTTTCCCGTCATCGACTCGGACGGACACATTTTGGAAAAGGATCATGAGCTGCGGGAGTATCTGCCGGCGGAGTTTCGCGCCGTGCCGGGGAAGCGGGAGTATCCGCTTTTTTCATGGGACGGTTGGGCACGCGGGGCGTTGTCGCCGCACAAGCGCGAACAACCGAGCGTCGAATTGTGGTTGCGCTTTCTCGATGCCACGGAGATTTCTCTGACGGTGCTTTATCCCAACGAAGGTTTGAATATCGGCTTGCAGCGCGATCGCGATTGGGCGGTTGGGCTGGCGCGGGCGTACAACGACTGGCTGCATCATGATTTCTTGAGCGTGAGTCCGCGCTTTCAAGGCGTGGCTTTATTGGCGCCGCAGGAGCCGGCCGAAGCGGCGAAAGAATTGCAGCGCGCGGTGCGCAATCTCGGCATGGTCGCCGGCATGCTGCCTGGCGTGATGAGTCCGATGCGCGGTTTGGGATTATTCGAGTTCGATCCGATTTACCGCATGGCCGAGCAATTGGATATTCCTCTCGCCGTGCATAGCGGGCCGGCGGTGGAGTTGGGACTGGATCATGTTCAGTCGTTCGCCGGCGTTTATCCGCTGAGCCATCCGTTCGCGCAGATGCAACAGCTGACCAGCATGATGATTTACGGCGTGTTCGAACGGTTTCCCAAGTTGCGCGTAGCATTTCTCGAATCGGGTTGTGGCTGGGTGCCGTACATGGCCGACCGATTGGACGAAAGCTGGGAGCATCGGCGCAACCGCTGGCCGCATCCGACGAAGCGTTCGCCGAGCGAGATCATGAGCGGCGGTAATCTTTTTTACGCCTGCGAGCGCGAAGAGAAAACATTAGCTAACGTCGCCGCGCTGATCGGCGCGGGACAGTTGCTTTGGGCGTCCGACTTTCCCCACGAGCGGCCATGGGACGAGTTCAGCGGCGATATCGATACATTGGTTAACAGAAAAGATTTGCCGCAGTCGCTACCGCGGAATATCCTTTACGACAATCCGCGGCGGTTTTATAAGTTTTCGCCGGAGTCGCTGACGCAAAAGTGACGAGTCCACTAACTTCTTACTTAGAAATTACGGAGGACGAATGAAAGTTCTAATTACCGGCGCCGGTTTGATCGGCACCCACACGGCAAAAGAATTGCTCGATCGCGGCGATGAAGTGACGTTTTTCGATTTCGCGCCGCGACCGGATTATATCCGTCATGTGACCGGTCGCGATGTGGCGGTGCTGCGCGGCGATATTCGCGATCTGGCGGCGTTGGTCGACGCGTTTCAAACCGCGCGGCCGGAGTGCGTGATTCATTTAGCCGCCTCGGTGGGCGAAGCGAACATCAACAACGTCTACGCCGGCTTTCAAATCAATCTCGTCGCGGCGATCAACGTCGCCGAGGCGGTGCGTCTCACCGGCGTGCGCCGGTTGGTTCACGCCAGCACCCAGGCGGTTTATTCCGGTGAAGATCCCAAAGAGTTGCTGCGCGAAGATTCACCCATCGACTGCCGCGAGCGGGTTTACAACGCTTCGAAGATCGGCTGCGAGCATGTGCTCAGAACTTACAGCGCGAAACATAAG
This region of Deltaproteobacteria bacterium genomic DNA includes:
- a CDS encoding amidohydrolase; amino-acid sequence: MKRSFPVIDSDGHILEKDHELREYLPAEFRAVPGKREYPLFSWDGWARGALSPHKREQPSVELWLRFLDATEISLTVLYPNEGLNIGLQRDRDWAVGLARAYNDWLHHDFLSVSPRFQGVALLAPQEPAEAAKELQRAVRNLGMVAGMLPGVMSPMRGLGLFEFDPIYRMAEQLDIPLAVHSGPAVELGLDHVQSFAGVYPLSHPFAQMQQLTSMMIYGVFERFPKLRVAFLESGCGWVPYMADRLDESWEHRRNRWPHPTKRSPSEIMSGGNLFYACEREEKTLANVAALIGAGQLLWASDFPHERPWDEFSGDIDTLVNRKDLPQSLPRNILYDNPRRFYKFSPESLTQK
- a CDS encoding NAD(P)-dependent oxidoreductase, translated to MKVLITGAGLIGTHTAKELLDRGDEVTFFDFAPRPDYIRHVTGRDVAVLRGDIRDLAALVDAFQTARPECVIHLAASVGEANINNVYAGFQINLVAAINVAEAVRLTGVRRLVHASTQAVYSGEDPKELLREDSPIDCRERVYNASKIGCEHVLRTYSAKHKIELALLRFAGVYGYYSVAGGPGVAVQQAVWDAMANKPVTLNVYETVDFIYAKDLANGIALAVHTSPLPHNVYNLGSGRLTTLDDVEAALTAIFPSVNMKRGKLTPPRPRMDITRARTELGFNPEYKLEAGLRDYIAELKKG